The Microbacterium phyllosphaerae region TCTCGGCAGCAACCGCTCGTCGCTGCTCGGTCTGCTCGCGCGTCGTCGCACGCAGAAGCGCCTCGAGGCGGCATCCGCCGAGGCGGAGTCGACGGCATCCGGATCCACGTCGGTCTCGGCCGACGCTGCCGACTCGAAGGCCGCGGCCGACGCGGCCGATCGCGAGACGGCATCCCCGCGTCGCACCGCCGTCGGCGGCGGCGTGCACTGACTCATCCCTCCCACAAGAGAACACGCAACACCGCAGTACACAGCAACACAGCACCCATATATACGGAACGAGAGAGACACACACATGAAGAAGAAGTTCCTGACGATCGCGGCCATCGGAGCCGCAGCGACCCTGACCCTCGCCGGATGCAGCGGCGACGGCATGGGCGGCACCGGTGGAGGCACCGGCGGCGGAGACACCGGATCGGGCGACAAGGGTACGATCACCCTCGGGTTCCTGCCCTCGTGGACCGACGGACTCAGCACGGCGTACCTGCTGCAGGATCAGCTCGAGAAGATCGGCTACACCGTCGAGATGAAGACGCTGACCGAGGCGGGTCCGCTGTACACCGGCCTCGCCCAGGGCGACGTCGACATGTACCCGTCGGCGTGGCCCGAGCTGACGCACGCCGAGTACATGGACACCTACGGCGACGACATCGAAGACCTCGGCGCGTACTACGACAACGCGAAGCTGACCCTCGCGGTTCCGGAGTACTCCGACCTGAACTCGATCGAGGACCTCGCGGGCAAGGGCGCTGAGCTCGACGGCAAGATCTACGGCATCGAGCCGGGCGCCGGCCTCACCGCGCAGACCCAGAAGATGATGCCCGAGTACGGTCTCGACGGCGAGTACGAGCTCGTCACCTCGTCGACCGCGGCGATGCTCACCGAGCTGAAGTCCGCGACCGACAAGCAGGAGGACATCGTCGTCACGCTGTGGCGTCCGTTCTGGGCCAACGACGCCTTCCCCGTGAAGGACCTCGAAGACCCCAAGGGCGCCATGGGCGAGTCCGAGGCGCTGCACTTCCTCGGCACGAAGGGCTTCGCCGAGGAGTTCCCCGAGGCTGCCGAGCTGATCGAGCAGATCAAGCTCGATGACGAGCAGTACGGCTCGCTCGAGGACATGGTCGTGAACGAGTACGGCGAGGGCAAGGAAGCGGATGCCATCGACGCCTGGCTCGAGGAGCACGGCGACGAGTTCGACTGGGTCGTCAGCTGACCTGACCCTGCTCGCTCCACAGTGTGGGGCCGACGTCACTCCGATGGGCGGAGGATCCGATGCGATCCTCCGCCCATCGCTGTGTCGGCCGTGCGTCCGCGGGCGTGATCGTGGCCCTTCGTGCGGTTTGCTTCGTGATGACCTATCGCCCCGGGAGGAGAACTTCGTCTGGGGAGGAGGAGCAGTCGTGGTTCCTCCGCCCCAGGCGCAGATCTCCTCCCGAGGGGCGGGCGCCCGACCCGCGGCTATGTTGGGTTCTGTTGTATTCGACGGAGTCCCGACGGAGGAGAGATGCCCGCCGCAGCGCGTCACGATGCGATCCTTCGCGAACTCGAGCTGCGTGGCTCACTCTCGAGCGCGGCGATCGCCGCGCGACTCGGAGTGACGACGATGACGCTGTGGCGCGACCTCGTCGCACTCGAGGAGCGCGGGCTGCTCGTGAGGGTGCACGGTGGGGCGATCTCTCCGGCGGTCGCGCAGCAGCAGTCGCGCGACGGTGAGCACGGTGCCATCAGACCGCGGCCGGTGGCGACGATCGGAATGATCGTCCCGACCACCCGGTACTACTTCCCGGAAGTGATCCGTGGCGCGAGCCAGGCGGCTCACGAGTCGAACTGCCGCCTCGTGGTCGGCGCATCGAACTACTCCGAGAAGGAGGAGTTGCGGCAGGCGGAACGACTGATCGCCAGCGGGGTGGATGCGCTGATGATCACGCCCCAGGATTCGCTCACACAGAACTCCGCACTGCAGCGGCTGCTGTCAGGGGTCGACGTCCCCGTGGTGATGGTCGAGAGGTCGGTGGATGATCCGCTGGCGGGAAAGCTCGAATGGGTCCGCACTGACCATGCGCACGGCGCCGAGGTCGCAGTGCGCCATCTGGCCGAGCAGCGGCATCTCGGAATCGCGCTCGCCGCGCGCCCCGCAGCGACCGTGGCGGGGCTCGACGCAGGGTTCCGGCGCGCGATGAGCACTCTCGATCCGGGACCGGCTCATGCGCTGCGTCGTGATCTCTCGCATCCGCAGATCGGCGACAACGCGAACATCGTCGAACTGGGCGCACTCCTCGACGATTGCCTGGCGGAGGGGATCACGGCCGCGATCCTGCTCGGCGATGCCGACGCGATGGCGTTCCTCGACCTCGTGCTCGAGAGGGGACTGCGGGTGCCGGAGGACTTCGCGGTCGTGGCGTATGACGACGAGGTCGCCGGCTTCGCGACAGTTCCCCTCACCGCGGTGGCTCCGCCGAAGCATGAGCTCGGCCATGCGGCTCTCCGCCTCTGCGTGGACCGGCTGAGGCAGCCGTCGGGCGTCGCCCACACATCCGTGCGTATGGCTCTGCTGCCTGCGCTGGTGGTGCGCGAGTCGACTGTCCGCGTTCCCTGATTGTTAGGTTTTGTTGTAAATCGACCACTTCGGTTGGTGAATCGTGCCGCGTGACGAATGATCGAACTCGCACGGTCAACGATTCAAAGGAGAACCCGCGATGTCCCTGCATCGAACTTCCCTCTCGGTGGTGGCTCTGGCCGCCACTTCCGTCCTCGTCGCGGGATGCGCTGCCGGTGGTCCGGCAGCTGAGCCGGTGACGACAGAGACCCCGAAGGGTGAGGTCACCTTCTGGTCGTTCCTGAGCGGCATGTCCGATGTCGCCGCCGCCTTCAACGCGAGCCAGGACGACATCACTGTCACCTTCGAAGAGATCCCGAACGGGGCGAACGGCGGATACACGAAGCTCTCCGCGGCCATCGAATCGGGAAGCGGCCCCGACGTCGTCGGCATCGAGTACGACCGGCTTCCCGGATTCGTCGCGGCGGAGCAGCTCGCACCGGTCGACGAGCTGGTGTCGGGTGACGTGCTAGGTGAGTACGACGAGCAGGTGCGCAACCTCGTGTCGTTCGGCGACGCGGCCTACGCGCTCCCGTACGACGCCCCGCCGATGATCATCTGGTACCGACAGGACGTGCTCGAGGCCGCGGGGGTCGGAGTGCCCACGACGTGGGACGAATTCGAAGAGGCCGCACGCGCCGTCAAGGCCGCCAACCCCGACGCCTACCTCACGAGCTTCTTCACGAACGAGCCGCAGCTCGCACCGATGTCGTGGCAGGCGGGAGCCGAGTGGTTCAGCGTCGAGGAGGACAGCTGGAAGGTCGCCGTCGATGACGAGAGGTCGCAGGACGTCGCCGGCTACTGGCAGCGTCTGATCGACGAGGGACTGGTCAAGAAGCAGCTCGGGTTCAGCGACGAATGGACCGCCGATCTGAACAGCGGAGTGGTCAACGCGTGGGTCGGCGGATCATGGAGCGCATCTGCGCTGAAGACTCGCACCGAGGCGTCGGGCCAGGCAGGCAAGTGGATCGCCGCAGCCCCGCCGTCCTGGGATGGTGAGCCCAGCGGCGCGCTGAGCGGCGGCACGAGCTTCGCGATCCCCGAGAACTCCGACAACGCGGCAGCGGCAGCGGTCTTCCTGGAGTGGCTCGTCACGTCTCCCGAGGCGATCGAGGCGCGAGGTGCCGTGGGTACCGCGTACCTGGCCTATCCCGGGCTCAACGACGTCGCCGCATCCGTCGCGCCGACCGACTACTACGCGAACGACATCTACGAGGTGTTCGACGAGGCATCGGCTGACCTCGGCCCGTGGGCCTGGGGACCGAAGTACGACCTCACCGCGACGGCGCTCAAAGACTCCGTCACGGCCTCGCCGACGTTGAGCGATGCGCTGAGCTCGACCCAGAAGGCCACGGTCGGCGGGCTCGAGAAGCTCGGCCTCGACATCAAGGAATAGCCGATGCACCGTCGGGCGGCCGCGAAGACGCACCGCCCGACGGTCCGGATCGAAGGACACAGACCATGACGACTCAGGCACCCGCCACGAGGCGCGCCCGCAGAAAGACGATTCCGGGAACGGGCGGACGCACCGCATCCGTGTTCCTGATCCCCTTCTTCGTGCTGTTCGCTCTCACGATGATCGCCCCGGTGATCTACGCGATCGGAATGAGCCTCTTCGCAGAGCGACGCAGCGGACTCGGATTCGGCGGGGCGACGGTCGAGTTCGTCGGACTCGGCAACTACCTCGAGGTGCTGAGCGACACCACCTTCACCGACGGCTTCGGGCGGTTGGCGATCTACTGCCTGCTCTACGTGCCGACTCTGCTGGCGTTCGCCCTCGTGCTCGCGCTCCTGCTCGACTCGGCGGTCGCCTACGCCAAGCGCGCGTTCCAGCTGCTGCTGTTCCTGCCGCACGCCGTGCCGGGTGTGATCGCCGCGCTGATCTGGGCCTACCTCTACACCCCCGGCGTCAGCCCGATCGTCAAGGCGCTCGAATCCGGCGGCATCGGGATCGACTTCCTCTCGGTGCAGCTCGTGCTCCCCTCGATGGTCAACATCGCGGTGTGGGAGTGGGCCGGGTACAACGTCATCATCCTCTTCACGGCGCTGCAGGCGGTGCCGCGCGAGATCCTCGAAGCGGCGAAGGTCGACGGCGCGGGCGAGATCCGCACCGCACTCTCGATCAAGACGCCCCTCGTCTGGCCGGCCCTCGGCGTCGCGCTGCTCTTCACCGTGATCGGCTCGCTGCAGCTGTTCACCGAGCCGAAGATCCTGTCCTCCGCGACGACGGCGGTGACCAGCACCTGGGTGCCGAACATGTGGGCCTACGACGCGGCGTTCAACCGCAACAACCTGCCGCAGGCGGCCGCCGCCTCGATCATCCTCGCCCTGCTCGCCGGCCTGCTGTCGTGGGTCGTCACCCGATTCACCTCGAAGGAGCCGACGCGATGACCGCCGTGATCGATCGCCCGACGTCCCCGACGTCCGCCCCCGTGAAGTCGGTGCGCTCGCGCCCGCCGCGCAGTTCCCGCCGCACGGCCGCGAAGGTCGGCGTCAACGGACTCCTGGTGCTCGGCTCCGCCTACATGGTGCTGCCGCTGCTCTGGCTGGTGTTCGCCGCGACGAAGGATGCCGGCGACCTCTACTCGGGCAACGCGTTCGCCTTCGGCACCGACCTGTTCGTCAACCTGCAGCGCCTGCTCGCGCAGGACGACGGGATCTTCCTCCGGTGGCTCGGGAACAGCATCCTCTATGCGGGAATCGGAGCCGTCGTCGGCGGATTCGTCTCACTCATGGCCGGGTACGCGTTCGACAAGTTCGAGTTCCGCGGCAAACGAGGGCTGTACGCCTCGGTGCTCGTGGGAGTCCTGATCCCGAACACCGCCACCGTGATCCCGCTCTACCTGCTCGCGGCATCCATCGGACTCACCAACACGATCTGGGCGGTGCTCATCCCGACGCTCTGCAACCCCTTCAGCGTCTACTTGGCACGAGTGTTCTCGTCGGGCTATCTGCCGGCCGAGACCCTCGAGGCCGCAAGGGTCGACGGGGCCGGTCCCATCCGCAGCTTCCTGCAGGTCGGGCTGCCGATGCTCGTCCCCGGATTCGTCACGATCGCCCTCTTCCAGTTCGTCGGCATCTGGAACAACTTCATGCTCCCGCTGATCATGCTGCAGAACCGCGATCTGTTCCCCTCCAGCGTCGGCATCGCGCTCTGGCAGAGCCAGGTGCAGCAGAACCCCGAGTTCTCGACGCTGGTGATCGCCGGATCGTTCGTCTCGGTGCTCCCCCTGATCCTCGCGTTCGTGATGCTGCAGCGGTTCTGGCGATCGGGCCTGTCGGCGGGGAGCGTCAAGTGAGCGCGCGGCGCCCGGTGATCGCCTTCGCGATGTCCGACTCCGTGCGGGGGCGCGTGTTCCCCGAGAGGGTCATGCGCGAGTACGCCGCTGCGGCCGACATCGCCGGCATCCTCACCGAGTACACGTCTGACCATGCCCGCTCCGTGCTCGCTCGAGTCGAGGTGCTCGTGACGGGCTGGGGCGCACCACGCATCGACACCGCCGCGCTCGACGCGGCACCCCGACTCGAAGCGGTGCTGCACGCGGCGGGAACCGTGAAGCCCTACCTCGACCCCGCAGTTCTCGAGCGCGGGGTGCGGGTGAGCTCGGCCGCCGGTGCCAACGCCGTGCCCGTCGCCGAGTTCGCCGTCGCGATGATCGTGCTGGCGGGAAAGCAGGTGCTCCCGATCGCGCGCCACTATCGTCAGGTGCAGGACGAGTTCGACATCGAGGCATCGTTCCCCGGGCTCGGCAACTACGGTCAGCGCGTCGGGATCATCGGTGCGTCGAAGATCGGCCGCATCGTCATCGGGATGCTCAGGGCCTATGCGTTCGAGGTCGTGGTCTACGACCCGTATCTGACCGAGGCCGATGCCGCGGAGCTCGGTGTCATCTCGGTCGCCCTCGACGAGCTGCTGCGCACGAGCCGCGTCGTCTCGGTGCATGCGCCGTCGCTGCCCTCGACGATCGATCTGGTGGATGCCGCCGGCATCGCCTCCATGCCGCGTGGCGCGACTCTCGTGAACACCGCACGTGGCGAGATCGTCGATCAGGACGCTCTGACCCGCAGGGTGCTCGCGGGTGAGCTGTTCGCGATCCTCGACGTGACCGTGCCGTGGATCCTCGAGCCGGACCACCCGCTCTACACGTCCGAGCATGCGCTGCTCACCCCGCACATCGCAGGGTCGTACGGGGTCGAACTCGAGCGGCTGTCGGGAGTGATGCTCGACGAGCTGCTCCGGATCTCGCGGGGCGAGCCGCTCGCGCACGAGGTCGAGCCCGAGCTGCTCGCCATCACCGCCTGACCTGACGTTCTCCCCATCATTCGACGACGAAGCAAGGAGCCCTCATGTCCGAACCACTGAAGATGACCAGACGAACCGTCCTCCTTGCAGGGGCCGGTGGCCTGCTCGCGGCTGCGGCGGGAGTCGGATCCGGGCAGTCGGCGAGCGCCGCACCGTCACTCTTCCCGGCTGGTCGCACCGGCACCACGATCACCGAGATCGGGCCCGGCATCATGCAGTACTCGCTCATGAGCGGGGTGCTGCTCGACGGCATCTGCTACATCGGATCCCGCAACCTCGAGCCGACCGGCATCCTCGCCTTCGATGTCGCATCGGGCACTGTCACGCACTCGACCACGCTCGTGACCGGCCACAGTATCCAGGCGCTCGCGGTGGATCCCGTGCGCAAGGTGCTCTACGCCGGCATCCTGCAGAAGGCAGCGAGTGCCAACAACCTGTATCGCTGGGATCTGAGCGACCTCAGCTCACCCGCGGTGGCGATCGGACGCATCGGAGACCGCGACGTGCGCGACCTCGCCGTCTCGCCGGACGGCACCGTGTTCGCCGTCGGAGGTGGTGGCACGGGTGCCCCGGCGCTGTGGCAGTACGACCCTGCGTCCGGAGCGATCACGAGCCTCGGCGTGCCCGATGCGAAGGCGACGCTCGCCCGAGCCGTGGCCGCGACCGACCAGGCGGTGTTCTTCGGAGCCGGGAGCACGCTCGGCGGCGGAACAGGCACCAGCAGGGCGGCGCTCTATGCCTTCGATCGTGCGGCGGCGACCTTCTCCGACATCACTCCTGCCGAGATGGTGAACGACCCCAGCATCCGCGAGCTCACGGTCTCCGGCGACCGACTTCTCGTGTCGTCCGCGGGGTCGACCGAGCCGTCGAAGCTCGCAGCGATCTCGCTCGCCGATCACGCCTCGTACCGTGCAGTGACGTCGATCGGGACCACGGCCAAGAACTTCGCCGTCCTGGGTGATGACGTGTTCTGTGCGAATGATTCCGGCGTGCTGCGCTGGACGCCGGGTGAGGCTGCCGTGCAGCAACTCCCGCTGACGATCGACCTCGGAGAGGTCTGGGGGCTCGAGCCCCACGATGCCGGGTTGGTCGTGGTTTCGGGATACGGCTTTGTCGCAGCGCTCGACGCCGGGGGCGCGGTGCGCGGAGAATACGACCTCGGCAGGGCAGGTGCACCGGTGAGCGCGCAGACCTGCATGGGGATCGCGGTCGGAGCGGGCTTCGCCTATGTCGGCGGCAACGGGGGCATCGCGCGTCACGATCTACGGCGGGGCGGCGCGGTCAACCTCCGGGCGCCCGGCGAAGCGAAGGATGCCGAGGTGATCCGCGGTGTGCTCTATACCGGGCAGTACAACTCGCAGGGGATCTGGGCGTACGACCCGCGCTCCGGTGATCCGATCCGTCGCGTCGCGTCGTTCCCGTCGGCGCAGAATCGTCCGCTCGACACCCACTGGGACGACTGCCATCGCATGCTGCTCGTGGCCGCGCAGGCCGACACCGAGGGCGGTGGCTCACTGTGGACCTTCGATCCGCGCACCGGCGCAAGCACCCATGCGATCAATCCGATCGACGACGTGCAGCTGGTGCGCGCCGTGGTCGCGGTCGACGGCGTCGCGTATCTCGGCGGTGACAACGCGCAGAAGACCGGGCCTCGGGGAACGATCGTCGCGTGGGATCCGGTGGCGCATCGTGAGCTCTGGCGCGTCGAGACGGGCAAGCCCAACGGCATCGCTGCACTCGCCGCGCACGGACGATACCTGTTCGCGCTCACGATCAAGGGTGCGCTGGTCGTGATCGATCGCCCGCGCCGCGAGATCGTCCACACGGGCGACCTCACCGCCCTCGTTCCTG contains the following coding sequences:
- a CDS encoding carbohydrate ABC transporter permease — encoded protein: MTAVIDRPTSPTSAPVKSVRSRPPRSSRRTAAKVGVNGLLVLGSAYMVLPLLWLVFAATKDAGDLYSGNAFAFGTDLFVNLQRLLAQDDGIFLRWLGNSILYAGIGAVVGGFVSLMAGYAFDKFEFRGKRGLYASVLVGVLIPNTATVIPLYLLAASIGLTNTIWAVLIPTLCNPFSVYLARVFSSGYLPAETLEAARVDGAGPIRSFLQVGLPMLVPGFVTIALFQFVGIWNNFMLPLIMLQNRDLFPSSVGIALWQSQVQQNPEFSTLVIAGSFVSVLPLILAFVMLQRFWRSGLSAGSVK
- a CDS encoding LacI family DNA-binding transcriptional regulator, translating into MPAAARHDAILRELELRGSLSSAAIAARLGVTTMTLWRDLVALEERGLLVRVHGGAISPAVAQQQSRDGEHGAIRPRPVATIGMIVPTTRYYFPEVIRGASQAAHESNCRLVVGASNYSEKEELRQAERLIASGVDALMITPQDSLTQNSALQRLLSGVDVPVVMVERSVDDPLAGKLEWVRTDHAHGAEVAVRHLAEQRHLGIALAARPAATVAGLDAGFRRAMSTLDPGPAHALRRDLSHPQIGDNANIVELGALLDDCLAEGITAAILLGDADAMAFLDLVLERGLRVPEDFAVVAYDDEVAGFATVPLTAVAPPKHELGHAALRLCVDRLRQPSGVAHTSVRMALLPALVVRESTVRVP
- a CDS encoding ABC transporter substrate-binding protein is translated as MSLHRTSLSVVALAATSVLVAGCAAGGPAAEPVTTETPKGEVTFWSFLSGMSDVAAAFNASQDDITVTFEEIPNGANGGYTKLSAAIESGSGPDVVGIEYDRLPGFVAAEQLAPVDELVSGDVLGEYDEQVRNLVSFGDAAYALPYDAPPMIIWYRQDVLEAAGVGVPTTWDEFEEAARAVKAANPDAYLTSFFTNEPQLAPMSWQAGAEWFSVEEDSWKVAVDDERSQDVAGYWQRLIDEGLVKKQLGFSDEWTADLNSGVVNAWVGGSWSASALKTRTEASGQAGKWIAAAPPSWDGEPSGALSGGTSFAIPENSDNAAAAAVFLEWLVTSPEAIEARGAVGTAYLAYPGLNDVAASVAPTDYYANDIYEVFDEASADLGPWAWGPKYDLTATALKDSVTASPTLSDALSSTQKATVGGLEKLGLDIKE
- a CDS encoding WD40 repeat domain-containing protein; the encoded protein is MSEPLKMTRRTVLLAGAGGLLAAAAGVGSGQSASAAPSLFPAGRTGTTITEIGPGIMQYSLMSGVLLDGICYIGSRNLEPTGILAFDVASGTVTHSTTLVTGHSIQALAVDPVRKVLYAGILQKAASANNLYRWDLSDLSSPAVAIGRIGDRDVRDLAVSPDGTVFAVGGGGTGAPALWQYDPASGAITSLGVPDAKATLARAVAATDQAVFFGAGSTLGGGTGTSRAALYAFDRAAATFSDITPAEMVNDPSIRELTVSGDRLLVSSAGSTEPSKLAAISLADHASYRAVTSIGTTAKNFAVLGDDVFCANDSGVLRWTPGEAAVQQLPLTIDLGEVWGLEPHDAGLVVVSGYGFVAALDAGGAVRGEYDLGRAGAPVSAQTCMGIAVGAGFAYVGGNGGIARHDLRRGGAVNLRAPGEAKDAEVIRGVLYTGQYNSQGIWAYDPRSGDPIRRVASFPSAQNRPLDTHWDDCHRMLLVAAQADTEGGGSLWTFDPRTGASTHAINPIDDVQLVRAVVAVDGVAYLGGDNAQKTGPRGTIVAWDPVAHRELWRVETGKPNGIAALAAHGRYLFALTIKGALVVIDRPRREIVHTGDLTALVPGFAAMKAARGAIYGVSDTNLFRIHPRTFEVTTVVPGIDGGWYSGPHLNVDEDGAVFTLRGRTLVKVDDHPRR
- a CDS encoding glycine betaine ABC transporter substrate-binding protein → MKKKFLTIAAIGAAATLTLAGCSGDGMGGTGGGTGGGDTGSGDKGTITLGFLPSWTDGLSTAYLLQDQLEKIGYTVEMKTLTEAGPLYTGLAQGDVDMYPSAWPELTHAEYMDTYGDDIEDLGAYYDNAKLTLAVPEYSDLNSIEDLAGKGAELDGKIYGIEPGAGLTAQTQKMMPEYGLDGEYELVTSSTAAMLTELKSATDKQEDIVVTLWRPFWANDAFPVKDLEDPKGAMGESEALHFLGTKGFAEEFPEAAELIEQIKLDDEQYGSLEDMVVNEYGEGKEADAIDAWLEEHGDEFDWVVS
- a CDS encoding hydroxyacid dehydrogenase gives rise to the protein MSARRPVIAFAMSDSVRGRVFPERVMREYAAAADIAGILTEYTSDHARSVLARVEVLVTGWGAPRIDTAALDAAPRLEAVLHAAGTVKPYLDPAVLERGVRVSSAAGANAVPVAEFAVAMIVLAGKQVLPIARHYRQVQDEFDIEASFPGLGNYGQRVGIIGASKIGRIVIGMLRAYAFEVVVYDPYLTEADAAELGVISVALDELLRTSRVVSVHAPSLPSTIDLVDAAGIASMPRGATLVNTARGEIVDQDALTRRVLAGELFAILDVTVPWILEPDHPLYTSEHALLTPHIAGSYGVELERLSGVMLDELLRISRGEPLAHEVEPELLAITA
- a CDS encoding carbohydrate ABC transporter permease: MTTQAPATRRARRKTIPGTGGRTASVFLIPFFVLFALTMIAPVIYAIGMSLFAERRSGLGFGGATVEFVGLGNYLEVLSDTTFTDGFGRLAIYCLLYVPTLLAFALVLALLLDSAVAYAKRAFQLLLFLPHAVPGVIAALIWAYLYTPGVSPIVKALESGGIGIDFLSVQLVLPSMVNIAVWEWAGYNVIILFTALQAVPREILEAAKVDGAGEIRTALSIKTPLVWPALGVALLFTVIGSLQLFTEPKILSSATTAVTSTWVPNMWAYDAAFNRNNLPQAAAASIILALLAGLLSWVVTRFTSKEPTR